AGCGctagaaaataaatacatatacatatgtttGTGATTTATCCAAAATTATGTGATCATACAATAAATGATGGgaatgtgaaaaagtccaatgcCTGTAACAGTCCTAAAAAGGACCAAATACAAAGTCCACCACCCAATAGTGGCTAGTAAAGGATGTAATACACTGGAACTCTCTGACAGTAAGGGCATCAAAGGTGGTGCATTCGagtgtcagcgacaacgagtcataAAGGCAAAGATGCCGGATATTGGCAAGTCAACGCCCTGGAGTCTCGTTGACTTGCCAATGTCTGGCATCTTTGCCTTtatgactcgttgtcgctgacactCGAATTGAGTCGAGTTGGCTCCAGCTGCAATCTCTGACCGTGAGCTCAAACCCGCTGTGCGTGGTGACATCCTATCTGAAGCCCCGCCCTATGTGTTTCACCATCTGACATCCTTCAGGGGCAGTAGGACATACACTGCCATCCATGCCATTATATGCATAAAGTTCCTTattagagaaaaaaaggaaaaaggttgtAGAGAAGGATAGAGACTCTCTACTAAGAAATAAAAAAGAATGACATGCGTTGTGGTTTTATTACAGACTACAACGCACAGTCCGAGCACACTGAAAAAATTATAAGAAAATATTGCCCCTTCTTGCTAAAGGATGAGACCTTGAGGGAGTTTCTCCCCAACAAACCAAATCTTACTGAACCTCCAAaaaagccaaaaatgttttttgaaatgttTCTATAAATGTAAAGCTTGTAAGACTAcgaagaaagacagaaagaaaaggGCAAAATCAATTTCAGCACAAAGAGAATATGATATAAAACAATTCATTACGTGTAGtgacctgtacacacgataggattttccgatggaaaatgtgtgataggacctcgttgtcggaaattctgaccgtgtgtaggctccatcacacattttgcataggaatttctgacacacaaagtttgagagcttgctataaaattttccgacaacaaaatccgttgtcggaaattccaatcgtgtgtacacaaatccaatgcacaaagtgccacgcatgctccgaataaattaagagatgaaagctattggctactgccccatttatatgtgtgtgtacagggcataaatcttcCCATGTTGTATACGTGTTGGAATGACCCTGTCATGCACAATATAGTGGTAGAACAACCAGAAAATTAAAAACTAGGATAGGAGaacatataaacaaaataaaagatgGCTTTGATAAACATATCGTACCAAGATACTTTGAATTAAAACATAACAAAGATCctagtttattgaatttttatggGATAGATAAAATCACCACCCATTGGAGAGGAAAAGATATGTTGAAAGAAGtttcaaaaaaagaaacaaacttgATATTCAAGATGGATACATTGCAAGTTTTAGATCCATTCttgtaattttgtattttatttttattattttcaatcatttttcaaattttattttgtgtatgtatatttttttgtttgatttatttattgatcttttttattcggttttccataatttttttatatcttcccaaaaaatgttttagataGAATGCCACTTTAGGTTAACACGGCCCCTTTAAATGCTCCGTCATTTATTAGGTAGACTTTGATATACGAGTACCAGCCCATAGTGGCATATTAAAGCATAAGATTAACCctttcatttgtaataaaaacattggtGTATCAAATATGCCGCTCTTTTTTAGTTTTATGTTTTTACAAGATGTTTTTACATTGTCGCAATGTATTTGCACTATATGCATATAAAGCTGTGGATGGTGGCATACGTCCTactgcccctggaagacgtcagatGACGAAATGCTTGGGGTGGGGCTTCGGATGTGACAGCACGCATGGCGGGTTTGAGCTCGTGGCTAGAGATTGCAGCCATAACCAACTTGGCTCCAAAGATTATACGTTTTATACTTGTGTCAGCGGAGACACACAAAAATGTGAGTGCTTTTACTAACTttacaaataaaatgttttaaatggttttacgctatagGAACTCTTCTTTCTTCTCCCCTGACATATGAATGGATTGATGGCTTTAGGAGGTTTTGAAGGAGAAAAATACGGAAACTGCAGATTGTTACTCCCAGAGGGGAATGCATTAATAGCTGGTTTATAACATTACCAGCACTTACCTCTGGTGAGTTTATTTAATACAGTTGGTACTGGATTCAATTTGTGGTGTGATATATATGAATTTTGGAAGGTCTGTGTGAACAGATTGCACTTGACATATAGTTATCACCACTAATTCATGGGGATTTCTATTTCTGTTTTGGGTGCTgcatattgaggttgatttactaaaggcaaatatactgtgcactacaagtgctttTCAAATGTagttctagatctgaggggaagctctgaaatgcagagaagctctgctgatttctatcatccaatcatgtacaagcaaaaatgctgtgtttccTCAGAGCAGCTGTCAAATTTGAAATCAGTGCGGCTACATGGGGCTCTGACTGCACAGTTGCTTAATTTTATTCAGAGATCTATTAATTAATTAACTACAAGCCCCTTCTTCCACCACAGCAGAcggacttgtagttttcaatggaaAACAAGaatggtgatgtcactgctctcgtagttcattgacacttcctccagctttccaACTGAAAGCCTGTACCATAGGTACAGGCAGGAAAcaggaggaagagtctgcaggagtctGACATTGCACCTGCCATCCACTGatggcgggtgcaatgctttgcaggctcctgtaaaaaaacaaacaaaagaacctTTTTCCTGCAAAACTATGTGCAGTGCCGTGCTTTGATGTGATACAGTACCATTCATTCATTAATGGAACCCCAGTGCACTTTTCTGACGAAGCTGCAAGCCAATAAAAACAAGGATGCTCTCTGTTGGAGAGATTCTGCTGATTCATTGGGGTCAATTTAATGAAGTcaagtaggctgttcactttgcaagagaattttcccttgcaaatgattggatactttttcaccacattcactaaggagaacatttgtctttagtaaatcatccctacTATGTCAAAGCATAGCAGTAAAAAATTTCCTTGATCATAAAGTACGCTCTCTCACTGTTTTCCCTTCTACAGGAAATTTGTGCACTGCTCATGTGGATGGACGTTTCTACTCCTGTCTGGATTTGTCCTGCTTGTGTCTTTGGTCCCCACTCGTCGTCCACTACTATGCCTCATGCATCTCACAAGACTTGGCATAACTACAACCCTGTGTCAATGCATTCCCTACCTCTTCCAACTCTTGGAGGATCTTACTGGTTCCTGTCATCAACCAATGCCACCTGGTACACTCTTTCTACCACGACTGGAAACTAGGCAAACCTGCCAGGCCGAAGGGCATCAATGGCAGGGTTACCATATTTCTCGGCAGACCTTCACGCTCACTTTATGCAGCCTGTCTTTGGCAGAAGAGCTATCTGTGTTTGTGCGCTATCTGAGAAGGGGATACCCATCTGGAACTTCTTTGCGTTTAGTTTTCTTATTGAATGCCAGTCTTCTGGGGCTTTACAACTTGCTTTTGATGTGCACAGCTCTTTATACACATGAATATACACAGAGTGTGGTTGGTGTAGCCATGGGAACCTTATTTTGGCACATTACATATCGTGGCTGGTACCGCACATACTATTCTCCTGGGCCACCCGGGCATGGAATGTTTCCCAGATTTGCAGGGGTTAGAAACAAACTGGAATGAAGAAGATCTAACATTTTATATGGAATATCTCCTCTTCTTGATTTACCTGATGTATTGGACATGAAGTTTAAGTGCCCAAACTCTGCTCAGGAAGAACAGACTTTCAAGCACAGAATATCACATTTCTCTGATTTATTTATGCAAATGATCTGAAAGTGAACTATTACCTAATAGATTTTCATTCATAATTGGTTACTACGAGCAGCTTTACCCCTTCATTTGGGTTTTGATCTAAAAACACAGGAGAACATTTAAAGTATAGCAACTGAATTAACCTTAGTCATCAAAAAGTGTATCCATGACGAGTAGAGACAGAAATAAAGACTACCAGAAGAAGCTCGAAAGGTTTTCTTCAACATGAACTCTATGAGAGCAACAGTTTAAAAGCCATTAGCATGGGCATTCAGAATGACTGGAGTTTTGCAGAATACTGAACCAATACTTAAATTAAGCTAAATAATTGAATAATTTGGGTTTCATATGAATAGATTTAAAATATGGATAATGTGCACAAACTTATGTTTTACTTATCATCTGACAAAGTCAAAGAGATTCTGTTAATATTTTAAGAGAACTGAAATTAAGTTTTCAGTGTTCAATTGTTTTTTTAAGGATCATTTATTGCACATCCCAGATATATCTGCAGGAATTTTAATAGGAAAGTATaatagtctgatggacaaaaataCATTTATAGGATGGGCTCAGATTTGATCTAACGCTTTGCTTTCCAATGCACTGTTTAGCAGAATGTATCTGTAACCTGTAGTTTGCCCTGGTATGGACCAGCAGGCTGCTGTGGACTGACTCTCCTTGCTGATTTGTCTGATGTAATGTAACAATACCAATCTCATATAATATTTTTGACAAACtatgcaccaccagaaagagaaaaCATAAGAAACAAAGCCTGTAATTAAGGGATTACATGATTTTCCTTTTATATAAACTAAAAAGtgtatatttcaataaatatttggggaggagggggtgaaCAAATATCTCAGTTTATGCAATTGTAGAAAATGTTTTACTTAAATAAatgtatgatttatttttattaaagaaaacctgtcaatGTTGTTAAATTAAAAAGGACATTCTAGATATCAAACACAGTGAGCTACTAATGCTTGGAAGTAAATACTACAACTGTGCTAAAATCTTTACTTTTCTTTGAGATCTGTGTAATGCCTGGCATCCAAGCTTGAGGGAGCACATACAGGGACTGTAGGAGGGAACACTGAGTGTACTTTCTGCTTGTGCATCGCAAATTCcgctttcttaaagtggaactttagtcagaaaattaaaggggttgtaaaggtaagtgttttttcaccttaatgcatcctatgcattaaggtgaaaaaaacacatgcatgtctatggacgccgaatgctggactcgtgagcgagcccgcaaggtaaccccctgggagagcgcttctcccagggggttatctgatgtggggagggggcGAGACatccgccgagggaccccagaagatgaggattggggccaatgtgtgcaaaacgagctgcacagtggaggtaagtatgatatgtttgttatttaaaaaaaaaaattacctttagtgtcactttaagtcctgctagatcacttcaggctggccccttatgcaggtatagctatgtaaaaaaatgaaaaataagtctataccaggggtcttaaactggtgtccctccagctgttgcgaaactgcaagtcccatgaggcattgcaaggctgacagttacaagcattactcccacaggcaaaggcatgatgaaacttgtagtttcacaacagctagagagccgccagtttgagacccctggtctacactgtttaaaatccagtaatacactgtttcacccagctctgcacatgctcagttgctctccatttgttaggcactgctgagtttgtacaggccagtctgctgacagcctaagacccatttcacactgacaTCGCGGTGGCTagttttagctgcgttttaccgttgatttagaggtgcttttcggccgctagcgggacgcatttaacccccgctagcgggcgaataaagAGTTCAAAACGCTGCTGCCGAGGCGctttggtggcgctgcccattgatttcaatggacaggggcgctttaggagcggtgtattacactgctcctaaagctccTCAAAGTagttgcttgcagaactttttttggcGTCgttgccagcgcagcgccccagtgggaaagcactcaagctttcacactgggattgcattTTTGAGATGCTATTTTAAGCgctaaagtgcctgtaaaatgcctccagtgtgaaaggggtcttagagcgaactttaaccctcctatcctttacatccaaggaagctgcttctgtttgaattGCAACTGccttgtgatcagttatgataccagccatttgatggtttgacagtttggttgagtacacaagcaaatgtgacactTAGCAATCCCGACATTCCaggaatataactgttttttgaaaccgttaaatctatgggtttagttccacttcatgatttactgctgttcagggttcTGGGCTTCAgcgaaatggcagcctccagcaagaagaaacaggagcaacgttgtaggcaatttacagcacacactaatcttggtagaataattattaatgtggaatgtatgttccttgctaaataacatttttttcaagTTGTTATTGGTAAAGTTTTGCTTTAATCGTACAAGGCAGCTCAGGTCATCAGATAGACATTAAAGATATCATATACATGTCTGCTTCGACTAGGCTGCTACCTCCAAGcggggctgccatcaggggggtacagcccatacacttgtaaggggccccagCATCTGGATGAGCCTGGCCGACTGGCAGGGGTGTGAGAAGgcagaggcgggtgcagaggagctccATGGATGCTCCTGTGTATGAGTCGCCAGGCTGCTGCTCAGTCATGAGCTGACGTCGgactctttgctgccacctctggccatttcctgcatgtgcacccctctgcatgtgaaaacgagctggggcttacaagtaagggctgttgtgcggggggggggttgggtgcggCTGTGTGTGTGACTGTGTACATGCCTTGTGTGTGTATGTCTTGTGTGTATACGTGTCTCTGTGTGTACAtgactgtgtgtatatgtgtctctgtgtgtacatgtcttgtgtgtgtatatgcctgtgtatacatgcctgtgtgtacatgtcttgtgtgtacatgcctgtgtgtatacatgtatatagtaAAAAAGGGGTGAGGGGAAATGGGGACGTGGTGCGAGCCGTACGAGGATGATTGGTCAAATTAATGAACTGACCACAGATCGTACACCTGATGTGGCGTTGTTGCTGTAACCAAATTCAAACTAAAAGAAAAAGGGGAGTACTCGATATAAAGAATATCGGGTAAGGAAAGGGGTTACTTTAGCAACAAAACTGATCAGAATATTTAGTTATATCAAAAAGTATCAGTTTATTAAATTATCAATGAAATAATTCAAACATATTGGTGTATTTcataaaaacaaacacattatGGCTATTGAGGAGTAACCATATCCAGATAAATTCAAGAGACAGGACAAAAAACATTCAAAGACACAGTACAAAACAACACTGAACATGGTCCGGACGCTTTATGGTGGTCAGCAGCAGTATCGAATCAATGTATGGGGATATTCCCTGTAGGGGATCACAATGGATCACCTGGATAATTAATTTTTGGTGATGCTTAGCTGCTGATCAACATAAATAGGGGGGAGCAAGGTTGGTAAGAAAACAGGTAAGAAAAGGACCGGTATTTGGTAGATAGCAGAACCAGCGTCTATGGAATGACCATACACTTATACTGTGAGTATGGAATATCAAAGTCGGGACCATGGAGACTGCCACGAATTTTCCGGCAGTCATTAAAGTGCAAGTGTCACAAATTTAATCTGGTCCTTACATGCAGTAGGTTGATAATATTAATTGTAGTTAGATACTCCTTATTGCCTAGTCAGTGAACAGTTCACAACTTGTGGTTCATGATGTCAACACTGTCATGTCATCACTGAAAATAACTAGATGTTGAAAAGATTGCTTTGATGTTAATTGCGGTGCTGAGTAGTAAAACTCAA
This window of the Aquarana catesbeiana isolate 2022-GZ linkage group LG01, ASM4218655v1, whole genome shotgun sequence genome carries:
- the FITM1 gene encoding fat storage-inducing transmembrane protein 1 — protein: MNALTNTICALVCICSQLCARILGSVCMRRGYHLWLAAVVSVTPFLQGLGNPRSIFSNSNNFFNVKFVHCSCGWTFLLLSGFVLLVSLVPTRRPLLCLMHLTRLGITTTLCQCIPYLFQLLEDLTGSCHQPMPPGTLFLPRLETRQTCQAEGHQWQGYHISRQTFTLTLCSLSLAEELSVFVRYLRRGYPSGTSLRLVFLLNASLLGLYNLLLMCTALYTHEYTQSVVGVAMGTLFWHITYRGWYRTYYSPGPPGHGMFPRFAGVRNKLE